One segment of Solanum lycopersicum chromosome 1, SLM_r2.1 DNA contains the following:
- the LOC138341668 gene encoding uncharacterized protein, which translates to MRFGKKGKLSPRFIGPFEILSRVGEVAYKLALPPSLSGVHPVFHVSMLWKYIPDESHVLSLDSVELGPDLTFEEEPIAIFERQVRKLRTKEIASVKVQWKHRSVGEATWETESDMHARYPQLFEASGIFLTQCSRTNMLFRSG; encoded by the coding sequence atgaggtttggaaagaagggcaagcttagccctaggttcattggaccttttgagattttgagccgagtgggagaggtaGCTTATAAAttggccttgccacctagtttgtcgggagttcatcctgttttccatgtctctatgctttggaagtatattccggatgaatctcatgttCTTTCACTTGACTCCGTGGAGttgggtccagacttgacatttgaagaggagcctatagctatttttGAAAGGCAGgttcgaaagcttaggaccaaggagattgcttcagtgaaagtgcaatggaagcaccgatcTGTGGGggaggcaacttgggagacagaGTCTGACATGCATGCGAGATACCCCCAGCTTTTTGAAGCTTCAGGTATTTTCCTCACCcaatgttcgaggacgaacatgctTTTTAGAAGTGGATAA